A stretch of the Opitutaceae bacterium genome encodes the following:
- a CDS encoding tetratricopeptide repeat protein yields the protein MVAAKEDQPREPEMGSLWTLSFVRGYLELGMLEKAEKELARLPLEDQHRPESLSLAGQILMARRQWEAAIEVFAIGRALHPGCVDFYVKAAYAYEQVGRLQESRNMWQLVPRPVGRSGFAHLNLARCEAKLGNLPAARRHITTALHLDPNIRALLDNDPGLVQLLNTPGQSN from the coding sequence GAAATGGGCAGCCTCTGGACGCTTTCCTTCGTCAGGGGTTACCTGGAGTTGGGCATGCTTGAGAAGGCGGAAAAGGAGTTGGCCAGGCTTCCCCTTGAGGATCAGCATCGTCCGGAAAGCCTGAGCCTGGCCGGTCAGATCCTGATGGCCCGGCGTCAATGGGAGGCAGCGATCGAGGTTTTTGCGATCGGTCGCGCCCTGCATCCCGGGTGCGTCGACTTCTACGTGAAAGCGGCCTACGCCTACGAGCAGGTCGGTCGCCTCCAGGAGTCCCGCAACATGTGGCAACTGGTCCCCCGGCCGGTCGGCCGGTCCGGATTCGCCCATCTGAATCTCGCCCGTTGCGAGGCCAAACTGGGCAACCTGCCCGCGGCCCGCCGGCACATCACGACCGCCCTCCACCTCGATCCAAATATCCGGGCGTTGCTCGACAACGATCCGGGGCTCGTGCAATTGCTGAACACCCCCGGCCAGAGCAATTGA